The Brassica napus cultivar Da-Ae chromosome C7, Da-Ae, whole genome shotgun sequence genome has a segment encoding these proteins:
- the LOC106425361 gene encoding very-long-chain 3-oxoacyl-CoA reductase-like protein At1g24470 yields the protein MQRTWHLHVVSFIGFLSLVRLFFPLLKWFITRFLLTNPKRLKRYGSWTMVTGATDGIGRAFAHELAKHGLNLILVSRNPSKLASVSDDFRQEFPQIKIKIIPFDCSEGGYGAIEEGIKGVEVGILINNVGITYPRAMFFHEVDQLTWTKIVRVNLEATTWVTRSLIGPMLHRRRGAIVNISSGAAVVVPSHPLYAIYAATKAYVDKLSRSLHVEYKQFGIHVQCQVPLYVATRMVSVVAAVDKPSFFIPSPEVYAKAAVEQIGIGSRCSPFWAHSLQWFLAGLLPENLLDIWRLSIGRRRRSMS from the exons ATGCAAAGAACATGGCATCTCCATGTCGTAAGCTTCATAGGCTTTCTTTCTCTCGTTAGACTATTCTTTCCTCTCCTGAAATGGTTCATCACGAGATTCCTACTCACAAACCCTAAGCGGCTCAAACGTTATGGCTCGTGGACTATGGTCACTGGAGCCACAGATGGAATCGGACGAGCCTTTGCTCACGAGCTAGCAAAACACGGCCTTAACCTCATCCTAGTCAGCAGAAACCCTTCGAAGCTCGCTTCCGTCTCCGATGATTTCCGACAAGAGTTTCCACAAATTAAGATCAAGATCATTCCTTTTGACTGCTCTG AAGGAGGATATGGAGCCATCGAGGAGGGAATCAAAGGCGTTGAAGTTGGAATTCTTATCAACAACGTGGGGATAACTTATCCACGAGCCATGTTCTTCCACGAGGTTGACCAACTTACATGGACTAAAATCGTTAGGGTTAATCTTGAAGCCACCACTTGGGTCACAAGATCACTCATCGGACCAATGCTTCACCGCCGTCGAGGAGCCATCGTCAATATTAGCTCCGGTGCTGCCGTTGTTGTCCCTTCACATCCTCTCTACGCCATCTACGCCGCCACCAAAGC TTATGTTGATAAACTATCAAGATCTCTACATGTGGAATATAAGCAGTTTGGTATCCACGTCCAGTGCCAG GTGCCGTTATACGTGGCAACGAGGATGGTGTCAGTAGTAGCAGCAGTTGATAAACCAAGCTTCTTTATACCGTCGCCGGAAGTCTACGCGAAAGCGGCGGTTGAGCAGATCGGAATTGGATCACGATGCTCCCCATTTTGGGCTCATTCCCTTCAATGGTTTCTCGCAGGACTTCTGCCGGAGAACCTTCTTGATATTTGGCGTCTCTCTATCGGCCGTCGTAGAAGAAGTATGTCTTAA
- the BNAC07G11100D gene encoding uncharacterized protein BNAC07G11100D, protein MKQSKTVLKYLFVFVLVTLPPMLFFFSTQQRKPFFNAQKDLIKIRPGYKSYDYYIQRQLNKTLNPRLRTIWMTRDWDRKIKVFSRFFQDLKRQNFLSNASKCLCVGARVGQEVEALKRVGVTDSVGMDLVPYPPLVVKGDFHHQPFDDETFDFEFSNVFDHALYPEKFVGEIERTLRPGGICVLHVALSTRSDKYSANDLYSVEALVRLFRRSEVVHVRNVDGLGLDTEVVFRKKRDSSK, encoded by the coding sequence atgaaGCAATCAAAGACGGTTCTGAAATATCTCTTCGTCTTTGTTTTGGTCACCCTCCCTCCcatgctcttcttcttctctacacAACAACGTAAACCTTTCTTCAACGCCCAAAAAGATCTCATCAAGATCCGACCCGGTTACAAGTCTTACGATTACTACATCCAACGGCAGCTCAACAAAACGCTTAACCCTAGGCTACGTACGATATGGATGACACGAGACTGGGACCGTAAGATCAAAGTATTCTCAAGATTCTTCCAAGATCTTAAGCGTCAAAACTTCTTATCCAACGCTTCTAAATGTCTCTGCGTCGGAGCTAGAGTCGGACAAGAAGTGGAAGCGCTGAAACGTGTGGGCGTGACAGACTCGGTCGGGATGGATCTTGTTCCGTATCCACCGTTGGTGGTCAAAGGAGACTTTCATCACCAGCCGTTCGATGATGAGACTTTTGATTTCGAATTCTCTAACGTGTTTGATCATGCGCTTTACCCGGAGAAGTTCGTTGGAGAGATTGAACGGACACTACGACCAGGAGGTATATGTGTGTTACATGTGGCTCTCTCTACACGCTCGGATAAGTATTCTGCGAACGATTTGTATAGTGTGGAGGCATTGGTTAGGCTGTTCAGAAGATCGGAGGTGGTTCACGTGCGAAATGTGGACGGCTTGGGTTTGGATACGGAGGTGGTTTTTAGGAAGAAAAGGGATTCATCAAAGTAA
- the LOC125590495 gene encoding uncharacterized protein At1g24485-like — protein sequence MAQASFICLLLSFFIIILSNAADINIDCGSSSSHVDADNRTWVGDTEFVTTGLTSTFKPIVTTAESLTTLRYFPTGETNCYSNIPVDKGRKVLVRTRFNYGNYDGENKAPKFDVLYDGKHRDSVVTVTSISGTRSEAIFVPESGNTSVCFFRMFLNENPFVSTIEVRRLDDSMYTDLGAKEGFILQQRTAYGRVQDLVRSPFDPYDRIWAPTPLSTVTLTSAATSINTSGADNRPPEIVLRTAWSREDMAFYDIKLPFSGVTFYIVLYFSEPLTLASDQKRTFYVNYDNKQVGPGVIAPPFGAVTQASLRAVVTTSLPYLTFKAKPDSTLDPLINALELYVISNSAGNGTNSTSSGSGGSPSTGGGGGGSHSTGDGGGSPTTGGGGESPSTGGDGGSSGSGGGGGKSGTCSFHNRICYTNTVHTRKKYESVKLIN from the exons ATGGCTCAGGCTTCTTTTATTTGCCTTCTCCTCAGTTTTTTCATCATAATCCTTTCTAATGCAGCTG ATATAAACATAGACTGTGGATCATCAAGCTCGCACGTTGATGCTGACAACAGAACGTGGGTGGGAGACACGGAATTTGTAACCACCGGTTTGACGTCCACATTTAAACCAATAGTCACAACCGCTGAATCTCTAACCACGCTCCGGTATTTTCCTACGGGGGAGACAAACTGTTACTCCAACATTCCGGTCGATAAAGGTAGGAAAGTATTAGTTCGGACGAGATTCAACTATGGGAACTACGACGGAGAGAACAAGGCTCCCAAGTTTGATGTCCTGTACGATGGGAAGCATCGAGATTCGGTCGTCACGGTGACGTCGATCAGCGGTACACGATCAGAGGCTATATTTGTTCCTGAGAGCGGGAATACTAGTGTATGCTTTTTCCGTATGTTTTTGAACGAAAACCCTTTTGTGTCTACCATTGAAGTACGGAGGCTGGACGACTCCATGTACACCGATCTTGGTGCTAAGGAAGGTTTCATCCTCCAGCAACGAACCGCCTACGGTAGGGTACAGGATTTAGTAAG GTCCCCGTTTGATCCTTACGATAGAATTTGGGCGCCAACACCACTTTCGACCGTAACTCTAACAAGTGCTGCCACTTCTATCAACACTTCAGGGGCTGACAATCGACCACCTGAGATTGTCCTTCGGACCGCTTGGTCTCGGGAGGACATGGCTTTCTATGATATAAAACTACCTTTTTCGGGAGTAACATTTTACATTGTCCTTTACTTCTCGGAACCACTGACCCTTGCTTCCGACCAAAAGCGGACTTTCTACGTTAACTACGATAACAAACAAGTGGGTCCAGGTGTAATTGCGCCACCTTTCGGGGCAGTGACTCAAGCTTCTCTGAGGGCTGTCGTGACGACAAGTCTTCCCTATCTAACATTTAAAGCTAAACCAGACTCGACTTTGGACCCACTCATCAATGCTCTCGAGCTTTATGTTATTAGCAATAGTGCTGGAAACGGGACAAATTCAACTAGCAGCGGCAGTGGAGGTAGTCCTAGCactggtggtggtggcggcggcAGTCATAGCACTGGCGATGGTGGTGGAAGCCCTACCACTGGCGGTGGTGGGGAAAGCCCTAGCACTGGCGGTGATGGTGGCAGCTCAGGCTCCGGTGGTGGTGGAGGCAAATCCGGTACTTGTTCTTTTCATAATCGTATATGCTATACTAATACGGTACACACCAGAAAAAAATACGAATCTGTAAAACTTATTAATTGA
- the LOC106430649 gene encoding cyclin-L1-1-like, producing the protein MIYTAIDNFYLPEEQIKNSPSRKDGIDETTETTLRIYGCDLIQEAGILLRLPQAVMATGQVLFHRFYCKKSLAKFDVKIVAASCVWLASKLEENPKKARQVIIVFHRMECRRENLPLDHLDLFSKKYSELKVELSRTERHILKEMGFVCHVEHPHKFISNYLATLETPPELRQEAWNLANDSLRTTLCVRFRSEVVACGVVYAAARRFQVPLPENPPWWKAFDADKSGIDEVCRVLAHLYSLPKAQYISVCKDGKPFTFSSRSANSQSQSATKDVSPAVDGAVDTKGTSGSVNNESKDGKNNTPHEMATDVKKSDTESNSLPIVGDSREGRSKVGESDREKERGRERDRASSRSHRDRGRDSDKESDRERDKLKERSHHRSRDRLKDYGDRSRHHSSRDRDYRESSHSSKDRRSRHH; encoded by the exons ATGATTTACACGGCAATCGACAATTTCTACTTACCGGAGGAGCAGATAAAGAACTCACCTTCCAGGAAAGATGGGATCGATGAAACAACCGAGACGACACTTAGGATCTATGGATGTGATCTCATCCAAGAAGCTGGAATCTTGCTCAGACT ACCACAGGCTGTTATGGCTACTGGGCAGGTTCTTTTCCACCGTTTCTATTGCAAGAAGTCTCTTGCCAAGTTCGATGTTAAG ATAGTTGCTGCGAGCTGTGTCTGGCTTGCGTCAAAGTTGGAAGAAAACCCTAAGAAAGCTAGGCAGGTCATCATTGTCTTCCACAGGATGGAGTGCCGCAGGGAGAACTTACCATTAGATCATCTTGATTTGTTTTCCAAG AAGTATTCTGAGTTGAAAGTTGAATTAAGCAGAACTGAGAGACACATACTGAAAGAGATGGGTTTTGTTTGTCATGTTGAACATCCTCACAAGTTCATCTCAAACTACCTTGCCACACTTGAAACACCTCCAGAATTGAGGCAAGAGGCTTGGAACTTGGCAAATGATAG TCTGCGTACAACCCTTTGTGTAAGGTTCAGAAGTGAGGTTGTGGCTTGTGGGGTCGTGTATGCTGCTGCACGTAGGTTTCAAGTTCCTCTCCCAGAGAATCCACCCTGGTGGAAAGCATTTGATGCAGATAAATCTGGTATTGACGAAGTGTGTAGAGTTCTTGCTCATCTATACAGTCTCCCAAAGGCTCAGTATATCTCAGTTTGCAAGGATGGGAAGCCTTTTACCTTTTCCAGTAGATCCGCGAATTCTCAATCTCAATCAGCTACAAAG GATGTTTCACCGGCAGTTGACGGTGCTGTTGATACGAAGGGTACTTCAGGATCTGTTAATAACGAGTCTAAGGATGGAAAGAATAACACACCTCATGAAATGGCTACAGATGTGAAGAAGAGCGATACGGAGTCAAACAGTCTGCCAATTGTGGGAGACTCGAGGGAGGGAAGAAGTAAAGTAGGAGAGAGTGATAGAGAGAAGGAACGAGGTAGAGAGAGGGACAGGGCCAGTAGTAGGTCTCACAGAGACAGAGGCAGAGATTCTGACAAGGAGAGTGATAGGGAGAGAGACAAACTAAAAGAGCGTAGTCATCATCGGTCAAGAGATAGACTGAAGGATTATGGTGATAGATCAAGACATCACTCTTCTCGCGATCGTGACTATCGCGAATCGTCGCACTCATCGAAAGACCGTCGTAGTAGGCACCATTAA
- the LOC106430663 gene encoding ALBINO3-like protein 1, chloroplastic, whose product MASSISLRPTSLILSSTFSTGRVLHFRRSPFSRTPSSSSCRHRTLVAQFGLGPGSFPDPGFSLDLIKDHAESLLYTIADAAVSSSETFESVSGTTTKQNSDWFSGIANYMETILKVLKDGLSTVNVPYSYGFAIILLTVLVKAATFPLTKKQVESAMAMKSLQPQIKAIQERYAGDQERIQLETARLYKLAGINPLAGCLPTLATIPVWIGLYRALSNVADEGLLTEGFFWIPSLAGPTTVAARQSGSGISWLFPFIEGHPPLGWSDTLAYLVLPLLLIFTQYLSIQIMQSSQGQSNDPAMKSSQAVTKLLPLMIGYFSLSVPSGLSLYWLTNNILSTAQQVWLQKYGGAKNPMEKLTNLVMKEDKTQKVEKSISEPLVQKSVSELKIPKEKGGEKVTSEGPKPGERFRLLKEQEAKRRREKEEARQKAEAALSNQNIGSVQEQEEKSDTADVAVGNNEKAKLSAVGETADGSVAVNGKPSIHGVDHDTEQHHSHEA is encoded by the exons ATGGCTTCTTCGATATCTCTAAGGCCGACGAGCCTTATCCTCTCATCAACTTTCTCTACAGGCAGAGTCCTCCACTTCCGCCGCTCCCCTTTCAGCCGCACACCGTCGTCTTCCTCTTGTCGCCATCGGACTCTGGTTGCTCAATTCGGATTGGGACCAGGTTCGTTTCCCGACCCAGGCTTCTCACTCGATTTGATCAAGGACCATGCTGAGAGTCTTCTCTACACCATCGCTGATGCCGCCGTTTCGTCCTCAGAAACGTTTGAATCTGTTTCCGGCACTACCACAAAGCAGAACAGTGATTGGTTCTCTGGTATCGCCAATTACATGGAAACTATTCTCAAG GTTTTGAAAGATGGGTTATCGACAGTAAACGTACCTTACTCTTATGGTTTTGCTATCATTCTACTCACCGTGCTTGTTAAGGCTGCTACGTTCCCCTTGACGAAAAAGCAG GTCGAATCTGCTATGGCTATGAAGTCTTTGCAGCCTCAAATTAAGGCCATTCAGGAACGCTATGCTGGTGATCAG GAGAGAATTCAGCTTGAAACTGCCAGATTGTATAAACTCGCTGGAATAAACCCCCTTGCAG GGTGCCTCCCCACACTAGCCACAATACCAGTCTGGATTGGACTATATAGAGCCCTCTCAAATGTTGCCGATGAG GGACTCTTAACGGAAGGCTTTTTCTGGATCCCTTCTCTTGCCGGTCCAACAACTGTTGCTGCAAGACAGAGTGGCAGTGGAATCTCATGGTTGTTCCCTTTCATT GAGGGACACCCACCTCTCGGATGGTCGGACACATTAGCATATCTTGTCTTACCTCTATTGCTCATCTTCACTCAGTATCTCTCCATTCAAATCATGCAGTCCTCGCAGGGGCAG AGTAATGATCCAGCAATGAAGAGCTCACAAGCGGTGACGAAGCTTCTTCCCCTGATGATTGGTTATTTTTCACTATCAGTTCCTTCGGGTTTAAGTCTCTATTG GTTGACCAATAACATTTTGAGCACAGCACAGCAAGTATGGCTTCAAAAATATGGTGGTGCCAAAAATCCGATGGAGAAGCTAACTAATTTGGTCATGAAGGAAGATAAAACTCAAAAGGTTGAGAAGTCTATCTCAGAACCGCTAGTTCAGAAGTCTGTTTCAGAACTGAAAATACCAAAAGAGAAGGGCGGTGAAAAAGTGACCTCAGAAGGGCCCAAACCTGGTGAAAG GTTTAGGCTGCTCAAAGAACAAGAAGCAAAGAGACGACGAGAAAAAGAAGAGGCTAGGCAGAAAGCCGAAGCAGCTCTGTCAAATCAAAATATAGGCAGCGTACAGGAACAAGAGGAGAAATCTGATACAGCTGATGTCGCTGTAGGAAATAATGAGAAAGCCAAACTTTCAGCAGTGGGAGAAACAGCTGATGGCTCTGTCGCTGTGAATGGGAAGCCATCCATTCATGGCGTTGACCATGATACAGAACAACACCATTCTCATGAAGCATAG
- the LOC106430684 gene encoding T-complex protein 1 subunit epsilon: MALAFDEFGRPFIILREQDQKTRLRGIDAQKANIAAGKAVARILRSSLGPKGMDKMLQGPDGDVTITNDGATILEQMDVDNQIAKLMVELSRSQDYEIGDGTTGVVVMAGALLEQAERQLDRGIHPIRIAEGYEMASRVAVEHLERISQKFEFDVNNYEPLVQTCMTTLSSKIVNRCKRRLAEIAVKAVLAVADLERRDVNLDLIKVEGKVGGNLEDTELIYGILVDKDMSHPQMPKQIEDAHIAILTCPFEPPKPKTKHKVDIDTVQKFETLRKQEQQYFDEMVQKCKDVGATLVICQWGFDDEANHLLMHRNLPAVRWVGGVELELIAIATGGRIVPRFQELTPEKLGKAGMVREKSFGTTKERMLYIEHCANSKAVTIFIRGGNKMMIEETKRSIHDALCVARNLIRNKSIVYGGGAAEIACSLAVDAAADKYPGVEQYAIRAFAEALDSVPMALAENSGLQPIETLSAVKSQQLKENIPFYGIDCNDVGTNDMREQNVFETLIGKQQQILLATQVVKMILKIDDVISNSEY; encoded by the exons ATGGCGCTGGCGTTCGACGAGTTCGGGCGCCCGTTCATTATACTGAGAGAGCAGGATCAAAAGACGCGTCTCAGAGGCATCGATGCTCAGAAAGCCAATATCGCCGCCGGCAAAGCGGTGGCTCGGATCCTCCGTTCCTCTCTCGGACCCAAGGGAATGGACAAGATGCTTCAGGGACCTGACGGAGACGTCACCATCA CTAACGATGGTGCGACGATCTTGGAGCAAATGGATGTTGACAACCAGATTGCGAAGCTTATGGTTGAGCTGTCACGGAGTCAGGATTATGAGATTGGTGACGGTACAACGGGTGTTGTTGTCATGGCTGGTGCACTTCTTGAGCAAGCTGAGCGTCAATTAGATAGGGGGATTCATCCTATCCGTATCGCTGAGGGATATGAGATGGCTTCTAGAGTGGCTGTTGAGCATCTTGAGCGTATATCTCAGAAGTTTGAGTTCGATGTTAATAACTACGAGCCTTTGGTTCAAACATGCATGACTACTCTATCCTCCAAGAT TGTGAACCGATGCAAGCGGAGATTAGCTGAGATTGCTGTGAAAGCAGTTCTTGCTGTTGCTGATTTAGAGAGGAGGGATGTTAACTTGGATCTGATAAAAGTAGAGGGCAAAGTCGGGGGAAACTTGGAGGACACTGAGCTTATTTATGGAATACTGGTTGACAAAGATATGAGTCATCCACAGATGCCAAAGCAAATTGAAGATGCCCACATTGCCATTTTGACTTGCCCCTTTGAGCCACCGAAGCCGAAGACTAAGCATAAGGTGGACATTGACACAGTGCAGAAGTTTGAGACGTTGCGCAAGCAAGAACAGCAATACTTCGATGAGATGGTTCAAAAGTGCAag GATGTTGGAGCTACACTTGTTATTTGCCAATGGGGATTCGATGATGAAGCGAACCATCTATTAATGCACAGGAATTTGCCTGCTGTTAGATGGGTGGGGGGTGTTGAATTAGAACTTATCGCAATAGCCACAG GCGGCAGAATTGTTCCAAGATTCCAGGAGTTGACCCCAGAGAAGTTAGGGAAG GCTGGCATGGTCCGTGAAAAATCATTTGGCACAACCAAAGAACGAATGCTGTATATTGAGCACTGTGCGAACTCAAAAGCTGTTACTATTTTCATCCGTGGAG GTAATAAAATGATGATAGAAGAAACAAAGCGTAGTATCCACGATGCTCTGTGTGTGGCAAGGAATCTCATCCGCAATAAGTCAATCGTATATGGAGGTGGTGCAGCTGAAATCGCATGCTCACTTGCAGTTGATGCAGCTGCTGATAAATACCCTGGCGTCGAGCAG TATGCAATAAGGGCATTTGCAGAAGCTTTGGACTCCGTACCTATGGCTCTTGCAGAGAACAGTGGATTACAGCCCATTGAGACACTCTCAGCGGTTAAATCCCAGCAACTTAAG GAGAACATTCCTTTCTATGGGATAGATTGCAATGACGTGGGAACAAACGATATGAGAGAGCAAAACGTGTTTGAAACATTGATCGGGAAGCAGCAGCAGATATTGCTTGCAACTCAAGTCGTTAAGATGATCCTAAAGATCGACGATGTCATCTCCAATTCTGAATATTGA
- the LOC106430671 gene encoding anther-specific protein BCP1-like, with protein MGRQNAVLVFGLVFLAILGLAAAASSPSPSASPSKAPAAPVTDVEAPVSEDTIGTTDDDAAASPGDGDVAVAGPLGSDSSYGSNGPSPSTDAADSGAAALGVSAVFVGVASIAGSFLFL; from the coding sequence ATGGGTCGCCAAAACGCTGTCCTAGTTTTTGGCCTCGTGTTCTTGGCCATCCTTGGCCTCGCCGCAGCTGCCTCCTCTCCGTCTCCTTCAGCGTCACCCTCCAAAGCTCCGGCTGCTCCCGTAACCGATGTCGAAGCTCCAGTGAGCGAGGACACCATTGGAACCACCGATGACGATGCAGCTGCTTCTCCAGGTGATGGTGACGTAGCTGTGGCTGGTCCTCTAGGAAGTGACTCCTCCTACGGTAGTAATGGACCTTCACCTTCTACTGATGCTGCTGACAGCGGCGCGGCTGCTCTTGGCGTCTCTGCGGTCTTCGTTGGTGTTGCATCCATCGCGGGTTCTTTCTTGTTTCTCTGA
- the LOC106430653 gene encoding protein JINGUBANG codes for MRVLSWLDSSRRRRVQKSLKHLDSDDSATSSSLSEVTGSSSLHSSLSLQTLPSVPSLQKIPSDAHAITVSHSVTSSFKLRERSLPVTCLAVNGGYLFAVSGHEVSIYDRAMCAHLDTFNGQDPFSGSVKSVGFSGEKIFTAHQDGKIGVWKLTAKSGYKQLTTLPTLNDRLRRFALPKNYVQVRRHKKRLWIEHADAVTALAVNNGFIYSVSWDKTLKIWRASDLRCKESIKAHDDAVNAVAVSANGTVYTGSADRRIRVWAKPDDSKRHELVATLEKHKSAVNALALNDDGSFLFSGSCDRSILVWERVDSSNYMAVSGALRGHDKAILSLFNVSDLLLSGSADRTVRIWRRGADGCYSCLEVLSGHTKPVKSLAAVRDSESDGVVSIVSGSLDGEVKCWKVSVSKPDNSIYKSIVL; via the coding sequence ATGAGGGTTTTGTCATGGCTGGATTCTTCCCGGAGAAGACGAGTACAAAAATCTCTAAAGCATTTAGATTCCGACGATAGCGCCACGTCATCGTCACTAAGCGAAGTCACCGGCTCTAGCAGCCTCCATAGCAGTCTCTCTCTTCAGACACTCCCTTCTGTTCCATCTCTTCAGAAAATCCCCTCCGACGCTCACGCCATCACCGTCTCTCACTCCGTTACCTCCTCGTTCAAACTCCGCGAACGGAGTCTCCCCGTCACTTGTCTCGCCGTCAACGGAGGTTATCTCTTCGCAGTCTCTGGACACGAAGTCAGCATCTACGATCGCGCCATGTGTGCTCATCTCGACACTTTTAACGGCCAGGATCCTTTCTCAGGCTCCGTTAAATCCGTCGGTTTCTCCGGTGAGAAAATATTTACCGCTCATCAGGACGGTAAAATCGGAGTTTGGAAATTAACCGCGAAAAGTGGTTACAAACAGTTAACGACGCTTCCTACTTTAAACGACCGTTTGCGACGTTTCGCTCTCCCTAAAAATTACGTTCAGGTTCGCCGTCACAAGAAACGTCTCTGGATCGAACACGCTGACGCCGTTACCGCTCTTGCCGTTAATAACGGTTTCATTTACTCCGTCTCTTGGGACAAGACACTGAAGATATGGAGAGCTTCCGATCTTCGTTGCAAGGAATCAATCAAAGCCCATGATGACGCCGTTAACGCCGTCGCCGTCTCTGCAAACGGCACCGTTTATACTGGATCGGCGGACAGACGTATACGGGTTTGGGCGAAACCCGACGACTCGAAACGACACGAGTTAGTCGCGACATTGGAAAAACATAAATCTGCTGTTAACGCTCTGGCATTAAACGACGACGGATCGTTCTTGTTCTCCGGTTCGTGTGACCGGTCAATTTTGGTTTGGGAGAGAGTGGACAGCTCTAACTACATGGCGGTGAGTGGTGCTTTGAGAGGACACGACAAAGCAATACTTAGCTTGTTTAACGTGTCTGATTTGCTCCTAAGTGGATCTGCTGATCGGACGGTCAGGATTTGGCGGCGCGGAGCCGACGGTTGTTATAGTTGCTTGGAGGTGCTTTCCGGTCACACGAAACCGGTTAAGTCGCTTGCAGCAGTTAGAGATTCGGAGTCAGACGGCGTCGTTTCAATCGTTAGTGGAAGTCTTGACGGAGAGGTTAAGTGTTGGAAGGTCTCCGTCTCCAAACCGGATAATTCAATTTACAAGAGTATTGTTTTGtga